tacagccgacacccggcggcaacagctccaataagccgcacAGCTCatcgggactgttaaccctttaaatgccgctgtcaattgtgacagcggcatttacatcCTCCTAACGATGTACGGGGGTCTTGTacggccccctgcgatgagatcgcaggaagccgtgcaagtgtcatggcagccggggtccttctgaaaggccccggggctgtcatggcagaataccTATGAAACCATGCCTGTgggttggcttgatagactgcctgcccgatcgcagtatgttataatgctatggcattgcatcatactgcaggagcgatcaaagtatcgcaagttgttgtcccctgtggggactaaaaaaaagtaaaaataagattaataaagttttactaattataaaaaataaaataaagtgcagcccttttccatatttataataaaagaatctaaataaaacaaaaatacatatttggtatcagtgcgtccgtaaaagtctgattgatCAAAGTAATGcagtatttaccccacacggtgaacgtcgtcagaaaaaaaaacaaaacaccagaaatgtacttttttggtcaccctgtctccaagaaaaaaatgcaataaagagcaatcaaaaagtcgatgtattccgaaatggtaccaccGGCAACTAcaagacgtcccacaaaaaatgagccccactcaactatgttgatggaagaataaaaaaaagctattgcgcacagaaggcggcagaaaaattttttaaaaaattaaatgtcctaATACAAGTAGTAGAgcgaaaataataaaaaaaaaaatgtttggcatcgtaatcgtactgacccatagaataaagttatcgtgtaatttttgttgccgtttgtgcgccgtagaaacaagacacaaaaaaaaaaaacttgcaataaaCTGGCCCTTATACAGCtaagtcgatggataaataaaagagttacgattttttttttaaaggtgggggtaggaaaaaacgaaaatggaaaaaacaagctcagtcactaaggctggctgcacacggccgtgatggaattcctgcggcggagcctgtcacggtgccccccagagaccccatacttccctccggatccggcgtcccaggtcccgcatgacgctgcggtgtgacgcgccggccacgtcacgacacgcccaccgcgtcacatgacgcggccggctgcatcatatgacgcgctagccgcgtcatatgacgcggtagggcgatttcacgctatcttccgctgtgctacagcggaagatagcgtgaacggacggcttccattgactgcaatggaacctaatagctgcaggcaatgcaacggatttccgccgcgaattacgcgtcGGAAATCCGTTCATGGAAAGGAGGCCTAAGGagttaagaaatgaaagctgtgacgtgattggttgctgtgggcaacaagggCAGGCTTATAGTCaggcagttttgataaatgaggcccattatgtgtataagggctcccacacacttgcgtttttttaatgggactttctaatgttaaaaccacatcgcacaaaaatcacaaacttgcaatgcggttttaactttagaaagtcgcattaaaaaaacgcaagtgtgtgggagccctgagtCTACATCAatgctgtggatatgccatacagaaaatccacagtatttacAGAACAAGCCATATAGATACCGTAGgagattttcagtacattataaggtacattaaatagtaccattaaaaaaaatacaactcgtctcgcaaaatacaagccctcatacagcggcggcgatggataaatacaaGAGTTATTGTAGAAGGGGAAGAGAAAGAAAGGGCCGCACCCTAAGGCAAGTTTCACAccggcgagtgcaatatcaggctgtgaaaaATGGCCCAATCTTGCGTTCGCCAAATTTGCCCAATGGATGtatcaaaaacaccttgcatcactttgggtaagtagcgatcctccgatgCAGCTTATAGTCACGGTAGAGGAACGCGGAGtgcctcccattgttttcaatgagaaacgTTGCATCGCACATGGTGCTATGCTTTgctagcccaattgaaaacaatgggcaatgcgatgCAAGGGcacggccaaagataggacatgcctgccgcgatttttttccagTCCCCATGGCACACttgtagtataatgtaatacattACACGGTGATCTGACTGGCGGTTTATCAAAACTACTCTCCACAAGCATAGCTTGatagcccccagggctgccattgcaactGAACTGCACCACGTGATCTCATGAAGGGGAGGGGGGTAGGATTGGGAACCCCTGAGCTGCACACAAAAAACAGGTTTACGGTACATATAATAGAAAATCGTGACTCGATCGGTAACAGACTAGTAAAGGGGGAGGGCCCTGCCAATAATTGGCTTACAATGAGCGAGGGAAGGGAGGCGGAGACAGACGGGTAGTGTAGTGGTATTTCGGTTTATTATACAAGGTGGGACACACAAAAATTAGCCATGAAGACCAGAAGAGAGCGGGAAGAGAAGTCTTGTGAGGACTGGAGGCTACATGTAGGAAGGTATCACCAGATTAGGCCTGAGATGCATGCAGAGCACAGGTTGTGGACAGCCTTGTGTGTCACGCacggtaaggcctcatgtccacggggaaaatcaggcccgcggcggattcttcatgtagaatctgtagcgggtccctcctgccctgcggacataaggccaaaaaataagaataaactcacctgctccggacgatgcggctcttccttccttcgcagccggatcttctttcttcggctcggcgtcgtgccgcacgcatgcgccgggcacatctgctgggccgaagaaagatgatctgcatcgtccggaacaggtgagtttaattctggtacgggtctcccgcggatccggacagcttccataaaaGGAAGCAGGAGTCGTCCCtgtgggagacccacacgaaaatggagcatgtccggattttttcccgcacgcggatccgcgcctgacgggaaaaatgacatcaaatgacatgaggcctaagggtgccttcacacgggcgtttgcGTTTTTGGGCAggcgaaaaacgcagcgataggGAAAATGTGTGTCCGCTTTATAAAGTGCGTCGTCGTGCCGTTTTTCCCCCACATCGAAAAAATGATGGCTTCATATGGAAACATAGATGCAAAAAaagccaaaagatagaacatgccacgattttttgctATCGCAACAGAGAACACATCGCCGatgtaaatgaaaccattgaaagacattggtttcataaatctgttTTTTTACTCACTTTCgcatagagcaaaaaaaaacaacatgtttTAGCGTGTGTGTGGAGGGAGCATTCACACGAATATTCCCGTGCGAGTTATGTGCATGCACTGTGCTGTACACGCAATTGCAATGCACCGTTTCCCAGTGAAGTCAACGGGAAACCCTTGCGATCCTCTGAGACGCGTGAGAGTGTAATTTCAcagaaaatatgcatttttttatcCCGCATCACTGTGAAAAACACGcgttggcaagcacgatatcgcGCCTGTATGAATCTGGCCTGAGGGTgaacgcacacgcacacacacaagcTCAGTATCAGTCCAAGAAATTCAGACAGATATCGCGCTTGTAAGCTGAAAACACATCACATTGcacacggtcgtctgaataagcccttaaattgtGTTCACACATCTTGgaattgttgcagaattttggcGCTGGAGAACGGGATACTTGCTTCCAGATGCCCTCTGATCTGCGATTGGCCGAGGCAGACAGGGCATCGCTGGTCCGTTATACGGCAGGAATAATAGACCTGAGAAGACGTGATAAAATTCCACCTttattaacaattaaaaaaagctATCCTGTAACACACAAGGCTCCCCGCCTCTGTTAGAGCAGCATATAGAACAGTGTGGATCCCCTGGGATAGCAGAGAGAACAGGAATCCCGGCTCTATCGTACTCCGGACGAGATTTCCTGTATGTGTTAAGTGGCAGTGAGGAAGTTTGTAAGAGTTTCGGACAGGAAGGGCACTTCCCACCCGGCTGAAGCAGCAACAGTCACTCTCCAGGAAAAGAAGAACTTTCCAAACAAAGCcagacaccaaaaaaaaaaaagttttaaggcTTGTGGATACGCGACCTTGAAGTGATGACGTAACAGAACATTGCCTTTGCCCTGGTTATTTTTGCATTGTGACACCTAGTGGTTGGTCTggtgtactgcttttttttttttttttttccgttttattgcCAAATACTGTACTAGTGAAAAAACATGGTGTCACCCTGGATACACACTGATAACATACAACATAGAAAACAGACGTTACCATGTCctacatacaaaaaaaatcatcatcatgtcttagcaaaaaaaaaaaaaatggaaaagttgTGAGGTATCAAGATTTCCATCAGCTCTACAAAGGGAATGCAAGGCAACGCAATACTTACAGTAATATGGACCTGCGTGTCGTGTAACCACGGTCGCCATTATTCATCTACTATGAGAATCGCACCAGGCTCTTTAACGCTTACGTCATACCATATAGCGGCATCCGTCACCGATGGGCGCCAGTAGTAAACATATACGGCGTGGTGTACTTTAATGGATGCCTCTGTATGGAATAGCACAATTCGCTGCAGTAAAAACGATATCCCCAATATATACGGCAAGAACGCCCTTATGTCCTCTGCCTGTATAATGGGGGACTATGCGTATATTTAAGGTGTGTGCTTTCTCGGTACATACAGGGAAAGCGCAGCGTGAAAGTAGCCTCATCTGTGCCGATTTAGTCTTTCCGATATTGTATTTACTATGTGGAATGCTAAGTTTGTATCATCCATTGGCATAAACACTCTTAGGGAACTTTCACGCAGGACGGAGTTGTCCGCAGCACTGAAGCGGAttgcggtgtttttttttttattgcggaatgaaatctcctgtatgttagaaatttgCAATAACAATTGCGCCAGACATCCTTAGTATCCCaaaatttaatcttgcggttttgaagtacagacgcggaattcaagccccataggggtaACATTATGACTCAGTAATGTCCGTGCTGACTACAGTATTTCCGTACTGTGTGAAAGGTTCCTCAGCGTGCCTTTACACATCACTGTGTAAAGGCACTCTTAGCCAAGACTGCATCTATCAAGACATTCTTTTAGCGTAGCACCATGATATTCAATGCCAATGTTCTGCCTCGCTGTACGTTCTGGAGTGCCACAGAAAAACCACAGGGTGTATCACTACAACGCTCATCACTCTCTCCGGTTTAATAAATAATTGCATTTCCCATAAAATAACATGTCTCAAGTGACTGTAAATTGTATTGTTCCTCTgctgttcctcctggaaatacaTGAATAAAGTGATAAGTGGGCATTACCATTCCACTTGTCCCTATTCACCGGCACTAGTCAATCAGTGCTGTCAGTAACAGTGTAGGAACAAGGAGAATGGTAACATCAAGTTGTTAACTTATTCATACATgtccaggaggagtaacagaggaaagGCACACCACACAGTTCTGAGAAAATAGGTTACAGAATTGTTATTTCTAATGGAGAATACAACTATATACtcatgtcaggagagctgaccGATCTTATTTAAAAAGGGGTACTCCGACCATAGTCATTAATGTCATATCTATAGCATCTCTCTCTATGGGAATTATGGAAACGGTTGAACAAGTGTAGATTTCTACAGGGACGCTGAACACCAGTCTTCGAAATCAGCAGGGTTCCGACTTATCTGACATTAATATctatggaatacccctttaaaagtaacAGGGGGATTTAAAGAGAACAACTTTGAGATGCGCATAAAGGGTTAATCTAGTAGGCACTAAATGAGCCCAATATACTGCCTACCCCAAAACTACAGTCCAGGGGTTGCCTATATGGGCCATTCGTTTAACCCCACATGAGCACCTTCTAAACGTCCTCGTATTTTTACCATGCTCCCGTCAGATAACAGTTGCACTTTTAGGCCCGTGACACGtcgctcggctctgctacatcgcaTCCTAATGCAAGTTACCTGGCGGATTCCTTGCTATGGTTGAGTTGCAGTAACTTGAAGGTGATGTAGCAGAGCACAGTGCGATGTTTGACTGTTACCGTGTAGCCCTACTGTTACTGCGAATGCGCTAAACTAAAGTCATTGCACATGAGAAAGTCGTGTATAAAAGGTACAGGTACTTCCTTCTGGATCCGTATACTAGCGTATTAGGACTATTATTTGTACAGCTTCCATATATTTTAAGCAATGGCAGTACTATAAAAATACtctcgcacacaaaaaaaaaaaagaaaaaaaaaaagaaatacaagtgaatatataaaaaaaaaaaaaaaagtccccaaAAAGTGTTAGACGTGACAAATGTCCATGAAAAACGTGAGACTTTGTGAATACTTTTGTTTTACAGAACACATTTTGCTGCCAGTCAAGTTCTTAGGCCTATCCGGCTGTAAAAGAGTTAAAATTGGCTTACATTTCTTTATATATTTggtaaaaacaacaaaataaaataaaaagtcttAAAAATAATCCTGAGTGTTGGGACTGGTAGGTCAATGGCCCACTGACCACTTTGTTCTTAAATCATGGCAATCCGCTCAGGGTTACAGTTAAGGTGGGTGGATGTGCTGCTGCTTCCCGGCGACTTACAACTGCGAGCGGCCGAGCTCTGCAGGGCAGCCATAATTGTGTCTGTGGAAACTGAGCCAAACTCATAAGCGAAGGTCCCGTAGAAGACCAATATGTCCAGGACAAAGATCCACTCGCAGATTGCTGCCAGATGTTGGAGGAGAAAGCTTTCATGGATGAAAAAAATGCCACCTGGGTATAAAGTTAAGGGAAATGTACTGGGAGAACAACTAGCAGTGGCTCAGCACAGTCAAAATGGACATGATTTAATAGGAACGTACATTGTATCGGTAGGAGGACTACAAGAAGTAGTCATGAGCTACAGGTGAGCTACACCCACCtcaccctccagccactgattgactgctgtctgcctattactgtgtaaAGCGAGAGCTGCcactcattggctggagggcggggggTGTGACTAGCTGCTGcatatgaatatgcaggactagttctgggtctaaagccccatttacactgatacaaCGCTCGAACGAtattttgagtgacagttttgagcgatcatctttgcatactttatagtagctactatagaatatgcaagcggAGCGGGACACAGCCGCGGCCTCTAATAGgaaaatacagctgttttgcataaacacacagctgtattcttctccgcCCTGACTGACAGTGTCCCTGctatgaattcacagcaggacacaggcacagagaatcttatcagcgcagccagCTGATCGCTttattctagcaagctagaattcagcgattaacgactcgtgcacgaaaactgcatgatgtccctgcatttagacacaacgagaatcactcaaaagacggctttgagcgattctcgttgtgtctaaaagggccttaactgctactaataaaatgcacgtTTCTCCAAAACTCCAGCACAGACACATATagtagacatatcactgtaatcagagtgacaggcactaccttatagtgctctcagtgagggctgcaagaACAtagtgatagattccctttaagttgcCCACACTccttcaatagctgttggccaaatgctcATTCAGCCGGCAGCTATTTCTGCCAATtgttcatgagtagagatgagcgagcgtactcggttcggttgtttttgcactcaagcaccgctttttccgagtaactgactactcggacgaaaagattcggggggagcgcggagagagagagagctaccccccgctccaccacgccgcccccctgaatcttttcgtccgagtagtcagttactcggaaaaagcggtactcgagtgcaaaaacacccgaaccgagtacgctcgctcatctctagacatgagttttcaatgaggagagtggagaaagccaaagtcagacaacactggcagcagcttatctcaaAGGAGAATAAAAGGATTAAACATGTCCGATACTTCTTCCCCCTCTCCCAACATCATCTGTCCAGAGAAGGTCAGCAGGCCCCCAAACATACATGACAATCGTCCATTCCTGCCGAAATTAAACAACTTTTCAGTAATGTGTACGGGGGCCTTGCTTGGTTGCTCCACTCCTCTGTATGTAAAGGATACTCAGGACAAGGGATATTAAGGCCACAGTGGTCAGGCTTACGCGCAGATGTCCTACCCAGTAGTCTAGAGTACTAGTAGCCAGGTGGTAGGTGAGGATGCAGTGGAGACATACGAACAACAGGCCAGCTGGGAACGCCACACCTGCGCCAATGTAATGCAGAGACTTGGCGTAATCCACCTGTCAAGAAGAGACCGTTTAGTGATAGACCACATTATCCATAGCTACCCACACCCCAAACACCACGGATGAGGAAAAGGTACTAAACATAGTCACAGGTTATACAAGTCATTCACTTTAACCCATTCACGGCCGGGGGTTTTAAGTTTTTTACACTTTCGTCTTTTCTTCCCTACCttccaaaagtcataactttttgatCTTTCCATTGACGtggctgtaggagggcttgtttttcgctgGATGATTTGTATTTTTTGTGGCACCATTgaatgtaccatttaatgtattggAAAATCTTTCAGAAATTTCCAAGtggggagatatatatatatatatataaagcagttgtgcaattttgggagtttttacagcgtttacagtgcagtaaaaatgtcatGAAATTTATTCTgtagtcagtacaattacagggaTAGCAAATTTATAGAGTTTATTTGAAGTTCACTTTTATATTTTTGGGGGCTGTATGAGGGTTCGTTTTTTGAAGAGTGACCCGTTTGTATTGGGAAACATACTGtatgtctttttgatcactttttattcaaattattTGGGAGCTGGGATACCAATTCTGGCATtccatctttttaaaaaaattttttacagctTTCACCTTAtaagataaatattgtgatattttaatagttgggACTTTTACATGcacggcgataccaaacatgtggggagttttaattgtttagatttttaagGGGAAAATGGGAAGAGGTTTGTTTTttgtaaacttttaatatttttaatgtttattttaccattataaaaaaaattacattaaaaaaaaaaaatgtttctttcaTTTAGTctaaatacttcagtattgcagtatatactgTTTTTTAATGTCGTCTATGAAGCCCTACCAGAGCTTGATAAGTATATATGCATGGCAGCCTTAGGAGCTTTCAgtaggctctgggctgccataCAAGtccatcagcactagagatgagcaagcatattcgctaagggcaattgctcgatcgagtattgcccttagcgagtacctgcccgctcgagagacaagatTCGGTTGCaggcggggagagcagggaggaacggaggggagatctctctctccctctctcccccccccgcttccccctgctcatggccacaactcacctgtcacccgcgctggcagccaaacatttgctcccgagcggggagatactcgatcgagctattgtccttagcgagtatgctcgctcatctctaatcagcaccctCCTACCGGTATTGGGTGAATGCTAATGGAGTGTGCAAAGGGGTCCCCCCACTCCTGCTCACTACTTAGACATGCGGTCAGCTTTGACCATGGCATCAAAACAGTTAACTACGGTGATCAAAGCTAACTCTGATCTCAGCAGTTACCGgcggctgtcaaaaacagctgatagccccCAGGTATGGAGCAGACTCTGCTCCCAAGCCTGGCCCATACACCCTTCATGACCACACAACGTAAATTTACATTGGGCGGTCATGCAGGGATTAAAATGTTAAAGGCCCGTGATCCCTATGATGCTCGTAGTTTGGATAAGGAGACCCGCCGTCAGGCTACGACACATGACTATTACAGAAGCAAAAGCTTGGCCAAAAAGTTTAGGTAAAGAACCCCTTGAAGTTGGCAGAGTAGCACCGCAGGAGTGAAGAAAGAT
The nucleotide sequence above comes from Eleutherodactylus coqui strain aEleCoq1 chromosome 2, aEleCoq1.hap1, whole genome shotgun sequence. Encoded proteins:
- the TMEM150A gene encoding transmembrane protein 150A, with the translated sequence MTGWIVLPISLTAFSIPGIWIVYAMAVMNHHVCPVENWTYNVTCSDDNAKQGSPKTCCTLDDVPLISKCGTYPPESCLFSLIGNVGAFMVVMICLLRYSQVIELSHSSWLNTVALISGCTNAAGLVMVGNFQVDYAKSLHYIGAGVAFPAGLLFVCLHCILTYHLATSTLDYWVGHLRVSLTTVALISLVLSGIFFIHESFLLQHLAAICEWIFVLDILVFYGTFAYEFGSVSTDTIMAALQSSAARSCKSPGSSSTSTHLNCNPERIAMI